One Chordicoccus furentiruminis DNA window includes the following coding sequences:
- the hisZ gene encoding ATP phosphoribosyltransferase regulatory subunit has product MIHTPEGFRDYYGEEEARRQRLMRSLHRVFETSGYSDIETPAVEFFDVFGSDVGTTPSNELYKFFDRDGHTLVLRPDFTPSVARAVAMHRTPSTLPVRLCYQGQTYVNSREYQLHLKEQTQMGVELIGDGSAAADAEILRITCDLLKEAGLTEFQVSVGENDYFKALAQDSGLTPERIEDVRRLISNKNFFGVSELLESEKIQPAIQGAFVRMPQLFGGREVLEEAARYAVNDGAKAAIARLIEISRLVADTGNDRYISYDFGLLSKFHYYTGMIFSAFTYGVGEPVAKGGRYDRLLGHFGMDAPAVGVGVSIDQLMNALARKRAEKEA; this is encoded by the coding sequence ATGATTCATACCCCGGAGGGCTTCCGGGACTATTACGGAGAGGAAGAGGCGCGCAGACAGCGTCTGATGCGCAGTCTCCATCGTGTGTTCGAGACGTCCGGTTATTCGGACATCGAGACGCCGGCGGTTGAATTTTTTGACGTGTTCGGCAGCGATGTCGGCACGACGCCGTCAAACGAGCTTTACAAGTTCTTTGACAGAGACGGCCACACGCTTGTACTCCGGCCGGACTTCACGCCTTCCGTGGCCCGTGCGGTGGCGATGCACCGGACACCGTCCACCCTTCCTGTCCGGCTCTGCTATCAGGGGCAGACTTATGTCAATTCCCGCGAGTACCAGCTTCATCTCAAGGAACAGACGCAGATGGGAGTGGAGCTGATCGGGGACGGTTCGGCCGCTGCCGACGCCGAGATACTCCGGATCACCTGCGATCTTCTGAAGGAAGCCGGCCTCACGGAGTTTCAGGTCAGTGTCGGCGAAAACGATTACTTCAAGGCGCTGGCGCAGGATTCCGGTCTTACGCCGGAGAGGATCGAGGATGTCCGCCGCCTGATTTCCAACAAGAATTTCTTCGGTGTGAGTGAACTTCTGGAGTCGGAGAAGATTCAGCCGGCGATTCAGGGCGCGTTTGTCCGGATGCCGCAGCTGTTCGGCGGCCGGGAGGTGCTGGAGGAAGCGGCCCGCTACGCGGTCAACGACGGCGCGAAGGCGGCGATTGCCCGGCTCATCGAGATCAGCCGCCTGGTCGCCGATACCGGGAACGACCGTTACATTTCTTATGATTTCGGTCTGCTGAGCAAGTTCCACTACTACACGGGCATGATCTTTTCCGCCTTCACCTACGGCGTCGGAGAGCCGGTGGCGAAGGGCGGACGGTACGACAGACTGCTGGGTCACTTCGGCATGGACGCGCCGGCGGTGGGCGTCGGCGTCTCCATCGACCAGCTGATGAACGCACTGGCACGGAAGCGTGCGGAAAAGGAGGCGTGA
- a CDS encoding Holliday junction resolvase RecU, whose translation MATWNSRGLRGSALEQLINQTIRSYRDRGLALIQKVPTPITPIHIDQATRHITLAYFDRKSTVDYLGVVQGIPVCFDAKECAEDTFPLANIHPHQIAFMTDFERQKGISFLMLAFTSRGEFYYMPYAEVMAFWKRREYGGRKSFLISELDPAYFLNVEGDGGLPILEGLQKDLDARDAHT comes from the coding sequence ATGGCGACATGGAACTCGAGAGGGCTGCGCGGATCAGCGCTGGAGCAGCTGATCAATCAGACGATCCGTTCCTATCGCGACCGCGGGCTGGCGCTGATCCAGAAGGTACCGACGCCGATCACGCCGATTCACATCGATCAGGCGACACGGCACATCACGCTGGCCTATTTCGACCGGAAAAGCACCGTCGACTACCTCGGCGTGGTACAGGGGATTCCGGTCTGCTTCGACGCGAAGGAATGTGCGGAGGATACATTTCCGCTTGCGAACATTCATCCGCACCAGATCGCGTTCATGACGGATTTTGAGCGTCAGAAGGGTATTTCCTTCCTGATGCTCGCCTTCACGTCAAGAGGCGAATTTTACTATATGCCTTACGCGGAGGTAATGGCTTTCTGGAAGCGGCGGGAGTACGGGGGACGAAAGAGCTTTCTGATTTCGGAGCTTGACCCGGCATACTTTCTGAACGTGGAAGGGGACGGAGGACTGCCGATTCTCGAGGGGCTCCAGAAGGATCTGGACGCGCGGGACGCACATACATGA
- a CDS encoding RluA family pseudouridine synthase produces the protein MRELVIREAEAGQRLDKFLRKYMRDAGSGFLYKMLRKKSILLNRRKAAGSELLVPGDRLELFLSEETLTRFGAPGAEGRSGTASAARTDGAALPSGRKQPPAVYEDGDVLILNKPAGMLVQPASGAEPALSDLLPGWLLSRGAVSREDLRAVTPAPVNRLDRNTSGLVLCGKTMAGLQYLSQALRTRDLEKRYLALTVPGSVPDGVYRVYALKDRCANRMKLSDRPESGASEMVTGITVLARSPLCQLVLVRLITGRTHQIRAHLAWLGIPVAGDPKYGLRTADAPLTERYRLTRQMLHAWEVRFPSSAEITALQGRTFRAGPPADFRRVMNGEELRWPEEGG, from the coding sequence ATGCGCGAGCTTGTCATCCGGGAGGCCGAAGCGGGACAGCGCCTCGATAAATTTCTCCGGAAATATATGAGGGATGCCGGGAGCGGCTTTCTGTACAAGATGCTGCGGAAGAAGAGCATTCTTCTGAACCGCCGGAAAGCGGCCGGCAGCGAGCTTCTTGTGCCCGGAGACCGGCTGGAGCTGTTTCTGTCGGAGGAAACGCTGACGCGTTTCGGCGCACCGGGCGCGGAAGGCAGATCCGGAACGGCTTCCGCCGCCCGGACAGACGGCGCCGCTCTTCCCAGTGGACGGAAGCAGCCGCCTGCCGTTTACGAGGACGGCGACGTGCTGATTCTCAATAAACCGGCCGGTATGCTGGTTCAGCCTGCATCCGGCGCGGAACCGGCACTGTCGGATCTTCTTCCCGGCTGGCTTCTTTCGCGTGGAGCGGTCAGCAGGGAGGATCTGCGGGCGGTGACGCCGGCGCCGGTCAACCGGCTTGACCGGAATACGAGCGGTCTCGTTCTCTGCGGGAAGACGATGGCGGGCCTTCAGTACCTGTCGCAGGCCCTTCGGACGAGGGATCTGGAGAAGCGCTATCTTGCCCTGACAGTTCCGGGCAGTGTGCCGGACGGGGTTTACCGCGTGTATGCCCTGAAGGACAGATGCGCGAACAGAATGAAGCTTTCCGACCGGCCGGAGAGCGGCGCATCGGAGATGGTGACGGGGATCACGGTGCTGGCCCGCAGCCCGCTCTGCCAGCTGGTGCTCGTCCGGCTGATCACCGGTCGGACACATCAGATCAGGGCGCATCTGGCGTGGCTGGGCATTCCGGTCGCGGGCGATCCGAAGTACGGTTTAAGGACCGCCGACGCGCCTCTTACGGAGCGGTACAGGCTCACGAGGCAGATGCTTCATGCGTGGGAAGTGCGTTTTCCTTCGTCGGCGGAGATCACGGCGCTTCAGGGGCGGACGTTCCGGGCAGGACCGCCGGCCGATTTCCGACGGGTGATGAACGGCGAGGAACTGAGATGGCCGGAAGAGGGAGGCTGA
- a CDS encoding GTP pyrophosphokinase: MEIQLWKELLDPYEQAVSELLVKFHGLKEEHRKKNLYSPIESVSGRVKTVASILEKMQRKKIPFEELEEEVEDIAGIRIICQFVEDIERIDELIAGRTDMEIRSRKDYLTNQKKSGYRSLHLIVWYTVQTLQGPKRLQVEIQIRTMAMNFWATTEHSLQYKYKGDIPEPVKNQLIRAADAIWTLDNEMSQVRSEIMDAQLDSQMETNLVQDILRDIENLYRLDNRREVVKIQNEFYRIFSMHNLDELERFHRQLDIIAEGSLAQSVDLPVNHRT; encoded by the coding sequence ATGGAAATACAGCTTTGGAAGGAACTGCTTGATCCTTACGAGCAGGCAGTTTCCGAACTGTTGGTCAAGTTTCACGGGCTGAAGGAGGAACACAGAAAAAAGAACCTCTACTCACCCATCGAGAGCGTCAGCGGCCGGGTGAAGACCGTCGCCAGCATCCTCGAAAAAATGCAGAGGAAGAAAATTCCGTTCGAGGAGCTGGAGGAAGAGGTGGAGGATATCGCCGGTATCCGGATCATTTGTCAGTTCGTGGAGGACATCGAGCGGATCGACGAGCTGATCGCAGGCCGGACGGATATGGAAATCCGGAGCCGCAAGGACTATCTGACCAATCAGAAGAAGAGCGGGTATCGGTCCCTTCATCTGATTGTCTGGTACACGGTTCAGACGCTTCAGGGGCCGAAGCGGCTGCAGGTGGAGATTCAGATCCGAACGATGGCGATGAATTTCTGGGCCACGACAGAGCATTCACTGCAGTATAAATACAAGGGAGATATTCCGGAGCCTGTCAAAAATCAGCTGATCAGGGCGGCGGACGCGATCTGGACGCTTGACAATGAGATGTCCCAGGTCCGTTCGGAAATTATGGACGCCCAGCTGGACAGCCAGATGGAGACGAATCTTGTGCAGGATATCCTCCGGGATATCGAGAATCTCTACCGGCTGGACAACCGGCGCGAGGTGGTGAAAATCCAGAACGAGTTCTACCGCATCTTCTCGATGCACAATCTGGACGAGCTCGAGCGGTTCCACCGACAGCTGGATATCATCGCGGAAGGATCGCTGGCTCAGTCCGTCGATCTGCCCGTCAATCACAGAACGTGA
- a CDS encoding aminoacyl-histidine dipeptidase — protein MDMLKGLEPDLVFHYFEALSDIPRGSGSTEAVKQYLLSFASEKNLEASADDAGNVLIRKAGSEGRESAAPVILQSHMDMVCVKTADSDHDFETQPLDLFVEGDQLYADGTSLGGDDGIGVALTLAVLADDTLEHPPIEAVFTTDEEIGLLGASAFDTSLLRGRRMINLDSEKEGVFTCGCAGGSRVNTIVPIERMRMRGLPVMITVTGLQGGHSGEEITKWRANANKVLGRLLYYLGRSAAFSLESVSGGEKDNAIPTEAKAGIVIDEEDYPIIVTSSEKFEREIRKEYRGIDENIHIGLTKGNAHKLEVMSMDSQDHVISFLLHTPDGISQLSGTTPGLPQTSCNLGVIRTGVKEFAATTGVRSSVESARHALELSIRDLSESIGGGIQTVGEYPAWEFRQTSPLRETMVQCYTELNGSEPVVNVIHAGLECGLFASKMRGLDAVSIGPELTGIHTPDEKLSISSVGRTWALLTRVLAALN, from the coding sequence ATGGATATGTTAAAAGGACTTGAACCGGACCTGGTGTTCCATTATTTCGAAGCCCTCTCCGATATCCCGAGAGGCTCAGGCAGCACGGAGGCGGTGAAACAGTACCTGCTTTCATTCGCCTCGGAGAAGAATCTCGAGGCATCCGCAGATGACGCCGGCAACGTCCTGATACGGAAAGCCGGATCGGAGGGACGTGAGTCGGCTGCGCCGGTGATCCTTCAGTCCCATATGGACATGGTCTGCGTGAAGACCGCCGATTCGGACCATGATTTCGAGACCCAGCCTCTGGATCTTTTCGTGGAGGGCGACCAGCTCTACGCTGACGGCACTTCCCTCGGCGGAGACGACGGAATCGGCGTGGCACTTACGCTGGCCGTGCTGGCGGATGATACGCTTGAGCATCCTCCGATCGAGGCGGTGTTCACAACCGATGAGGAGATCGGCCTTCTGGGCGCGTCGGCTTTTGACACCTCGCTGCTCCGCGGCCGTCGGATGATCAATCTGGATTCCGAGAAAGAAGGCGTCTTCACCTGCGGCTGCGCCGGCGGATCGCGTGTCAACACGATCGTTCCGATCGAGCGGATGCGGATGAGAGGTCTTCCGGTGATGATTACGGTGACAGGTCTTCAGGGAGGCCATTCCGGCGAGGAGATCACAAAGTGGCGTGCGAACGCCAACAAGGTTCTCGGACGCCTGCTCTATTATCTCGGCCGCAGCGCGGCGTTCTCCCTTGAGAGCGTGTCCGGAGGCGAGAAGGACAACGCGATTCCGACGGAGGCGAAGGCCGGTATCGTGATTGATGAGGAGGATTACCCGATCATCGTCACCAGCTCGGAGAAGTTCGAGCGCGAGATCCGGAAGGAATACCGCGGCATCGACGAAAATATTCATATCGGACTGACGAAGGGCAACGCCCATAAGCTCGAAGTGATGTCGATGGACAGTCAGGATCACGTCATTTCCTTCCTGCTTCATACGCCGGACGGGATCAGTCAGCTGAGCGGTACGACGCCGGGTCTCCCGCAGACATCCTGCAACCTCGGCGTAATACGCACCGGCGTAAAGGAATTCGCCGCGACCACAGGCGTCCGGAGCTCGGTCGAATCGGCGCGTCACGCGCTTGAGCTTTCGATTCGGGATCTCTCCGAGAGCATCGGGGGCGGTATCCAGACCGTCGGCGAATACCCGGCATGGGAATTCCGCCAGACCTCACCGCTCCGCGAGACAATGGTACAGTGCTATACGGAGCTGAACGGTTCGGAACCGGTTGTCAACGTGATTCATGCCGGTCTTGAGTGCGGGCTTTTCGCATCGAAAATGCGCGGACTGGATGCGGTTTCCATCGGACCGGAACTCACCGGCATTCACACGCCGGACGAGAAGCTCAGTATCTCCTCGGTCGGCCGTACATGGGCTCTTCTGACCCGCGTGCTGGCGGCGCTGAACTGA
- a CDS encoding ATPase, which yields MASRIEQIIEEIEEYIDSCKFQPLSTTKIVVNKEELEELLRELRLKTPDEIKRYQKIISNKDAILADAQAKADGIVANAEARARELVSQHEVMQQAYAQANDTINKANQQAQGILDSATQDANNIRYSAITYTDDMLANLGNILGTTIDDVGSKYNALVQSLQTAYSTVKQNRQELAPQTQQSVPAPGAAPAASQSASQQQAGGEEEDRTSDDDDYDLDSDVDFSDLDDDEE from the coding sequence ATGGCCAGCAGAATCGAGCAGATCATTGAAGAGATTGAGGAGTATATCGACAGCTGCAAGTTCCAGCCGCTGTCGACGACGAAGATTGTCGTCAACAAGGAGGAGCTGGAGGAGCTGCTGCGCGAGCTGCGGCTGAAGACGCCTGACGAGATCAAGCGCTATCAGAAGATTATATCCAACAAGGATGCGATCCTCGCGGATGCCCAGGCGAAGGCTGACGGCATCGTTGCCAATGCGGAGGCCCGCGCCAGAGAGCTGGTCAGTCAGCACGAAGTCATGCAGCAGGCATACGCCCAGGCCAATGATACCATCAACAAAGCGAACCAGCAGGCTCAGGGAATTCTCGATTCGGCGACACAGGACGCCAACAATATCCGTTATTCGGCGATCACCTACACGGATGACATGCTGGCAAATCTCGGGAATATTCTCGGGACGACGATTGACGATGTCGGCTCGAAGTACAACGCGCTGGTACAGTCGCTTCAGACCGCTTACAGCACGGTGAAGCAGAACCGTCAGGAACTTGCCCCGCAGACACAGCAGTCCGTGCCGGCGCCGGGCGCCGCACCGGCCGCTTCCCAGAGCGCATCCCAGCAGCAGGCCGGCGGTGAGGAGGAGGACCGGACTTCGGATGACGACGATTATGATCTGGACTCGGATGTCGATTTCAGCGATCTCGATGATGACGAAGAGTGA
- the coaD gene encoding pantetheine-phosphate adenylyltransferase, translating into MRRAVYPGTFDPCTNGHLDIIRRAAKQFDEVVVGVLRNSAKTPLFSTDERVTILNEVTKDIPNVVIKSFDGLSVDFVRMCDAQVIIRGLRAITDFEYELQMAQTNRILAPDIDTMFLITSLEYAYLSSTTVKEVAAFGKSVDKFVPPFVAEKMREKLRCE; encoded by the coding sequence ATGAGGCGAGCGGTTTATCCGGGTACCTTTGATCCGTGCACCAACGGACATCTTGACATCATCCGGCGGGCGGCCAAACAGTTCGACGAAGTGGTGGTGGGAGTTTTGCGCAATTCGGCAAAAACTCCGTTGTTTTCCACAGATGAACGTGTTACTATATTAAACGAAGTGACAAAAGACATACCGAATGTTGTCATTAAATCGTTTGACGGACTGTCAGTTGACTTCGTCAGAATGTGCGACGCGCAGGTGATCATTCGTGGTCTGCGCGCCATTACTGATTTTGAATACGAACTGCAGATGGCCCAGACCAATCGGATCCTCGCGCCGGATATCGATACGATGTTTCTGATTACCAGCCTTGAATACGCGTATCTGAGTTCCACGACGGTCAAGGAGGTTGCGGCATTTGGCAAGAGTGTCGACAAATTCGTCCCGCCGTTTGTTGCTGAAAAGATGAGGGAAAAGCTTCGTTGCGAATGA
- the rsmD gene encoding 16S rRNA (guanine(966)-N(2))-methyltransferase RsmD — protein sequence MRVIAGTARSMPLRTVRGQDVRPTTDRTKETLFNILQFRIPGCRFLDLYAGSGSIGIEALSRGAAGAYFVEKDRKTQQLILENLEFTRLAERATLLKGDVQSVLPSLEKEDPFDIIFMDPPFDHGLERQTLTLLAGMKLLAPGGVVVVEASPRTDFSYVEDLGYRVIRHKIYGQSTHLFLERAGDTV from the coding sequence GTGAGAGTCATCGCGGGGACCGCGCGGTCCATGCCTCTCCGCACTGTCCGGGGTCAGGATGTCCGGCCGACCACGGACCGCACGAAGGAGACATTATTCAATATTCTGCAGTTCCGGATTCCGGGATGCCGCTTCCTTGACCTGTACGCGGGATCCGGTTCCATCGGCATCGAGGCGCTGAGCCGCGGCGCGGCCGGCGCGTATTTCGTCGAGAAAGACCGGAAGACGCAGCAGCTCATTCTTGAGAACCTGGAGTTCACCCGGCTTGCTGAGCGCGCCACACTTCTGAAAGGAGATGTGCAGTCCGTTCTGCCTTCGCTGGAAAAGGAAGATCCGTTTGACATCATCTTCATGGATCCTCCGTTTGATCACGGCCTTGAACGCCAGACACTGACCCTGCTGGCAGGGATGAAGCTCCTTGCGCCCGGAGGCGTGGTCGTCGTGGAGGCGTCTCCGAGAACCGATTTTTCCTATGTGGAGGATCTCGGATACAGGGTGATCCGGCATAAGATTTACGGACAGAGCACCCATCTCTTTCTGGAGAGGGCGGGAGATACAGTATGA
- a CDS encoding methylglyoxal synthase encodes MNIGIIAHNSKRTLIEDFCIAYKGILSRHDIYATGTTGRRIEEVTSLHVHKFLPGSLGGDKQFTEMIERGAMDMVIFFYNPSMIDPKDPDVFTIVTACDQNTIPVATNIATAEMLILGLGRGDLDWRIGMKSSGEL; translated from the coding sequence ATGAATATCGGAATAATTGCGCATAACAGTAAGCGGACACTGATCGAGGATTTTTGCATCGCGTATAAGGGGATTCTGTCGAGACATGACATCTATGCGACCGGCACGACCGGCCGCCGCATTGAGGAGGTTACCTCGCTGCATGTCCATAAATTTCTGCCGGGTTCTCTGGGAGGCGACAAGCAGTTTACGGAAATGATCGAGCGCGGCGCCATGGATATGGTCATATTCTTCTATAACCCGTCCATGATTGACCCGAAGGACCCGGACGTCTTCACGATCGTCACTGCCTGCGATCAGAATACGATTCCGGTCGCGACCAATATTGCCACTGCGGAAATGCTGATTCTCGGCCTCGGACGGGGCGACCTTGACTGGAGAATCGGCATGAAGAGCAGCGGAGAGCTGTGA